One window from the genome of Nicotiana tomentosiformis chromosome 5, ASM39032v3, whole genome shotgun sequence encodes:
- the LOC104100852 gene encoding pescadillo homolog, translating into MPKHYRPAGKKKEGNAARYITKSQAVKYLQVSLSLFRKLCILKGIFPREPKKKVKGNHRTYYHTKDILFLKHEPLLEKFREMRAYEKKIKKAVSKKNRDLAERLLTRKPTYTLDMLIRERYPKFIDALRDLDDCLSMVHLFAALPAVEREKIPVNRVHNCRRLSHEWQAYVSRTHKLRKTFISVKGIYYQAEIDGQKITWLTPHALQQVLPADVDYNIMLTFLEFYETLLAFVNFKLYHSINVKYPPILDSRLEALAADLYALSRFFDSRASMTESKAASISESDVSKDLGEGTNYDESELRLAQLQQQLPSNEPGALMHLVQNAAESDEDDSETRKCKALFKDVKFFLSREVPRESLLFVIPAFGGIVSWDGEGAPFKETDQSITHQIVDRPTQGHKFLSREYVQPQWIYDCINARILLPVDEYVVGRIPPPHLSPFVDNEAEGYVPEYAETIKRLQAAARQEVLPMPGVGKEDLDDPQNLLVEGVIDRAEAIEAAEKKRKMSILQKQYHDELKKELGSTQISAASGGNKDSVSEDIDTGGDSLPDISQISKDADSMSDILMPRKKRKLLDAMKMGKEKKQANVDRLKQRNRMIKEGKISEK; encoded by the exons ATGCCGAAGCATTACAGGCCTGCT GGAAAGAAAAAGGAAGGAAATGCAGCAAGATATATTACAAAATCACAAGCTGTGAAATACCTTCAAGTCAGTTTATCACTCTTCAG GAAGCTATGCATCTTGAAAGGTATTTTCCCCCGTGAACCAAAGAAGAAGGTTAAGGGAAACCACCGTACCTACTATCACACAAAAGATATTTTGTTCCTTAAACATGAGCCCCTACTCGAGAAGTTCAGAGAAATGCGAGCATACGAGAAGAAGATTAAAAAAGCAGTCTCAAAGAAAAATCGGGATCTTGCTGAACGCCTGTTAACTCGAAAACCCACTTATACTCTTGACATGCTTATTCGAGAAAG GTACCCTAAATTCATTGATGCACTTAGAGATTTGGATGACTGCCTTAGTATGGTGCACTTGTTTGCTGCATTGCCTGCTGTAGAAAGAGAGAAGATACCGGTAAACCGTGTCCATAACTGTCGAAG GTTGAGCCATGAATGGCAGGCCTACGTTTCGCGCACCCACAAACTACGGAAAACATTTATATCAGTGAAAGGAATATATTACCAG GCAGAAATAGATGGGCAAAAAATCACTTGGTTAACTCCACATGCATTGCAACAAGTACTTCCTGCAGACGTTGACTACAACATCATGCTGACTTTCTTGGAATTTTATGAG ACACTCCTAGCTTTTGTTAATTTCAAGCTTTACCATTCAATAAATGTGAAATATCCTCCCATTCTTGATTCTCGGCTTGAGGCTTTAGCTGCTG ATCTTTATGCATTATCTAGGTTCTTCGATAGCAGAGCCTCCATGACAGAGTCAAAAGCTGCTAGCATCTCTGAATCTGATGTGAGTAAGGACCTGGGAGAGGGGACAAACTATGATGAATCTGAACTTAGACTGGCACAACTTCAACAACAGCTTCCTTCCAATGAACCAGGTGCCTTAATGCACCTTGTTCAAAATGCTGCAGAAAGTGATGAAGATGATTCCGAAACCAGGAAATGCAAAGCACTTTTCAAGGATGTCAAGTTCTTCTTGAGTCGTGAG GTTCCGAGAGAGTCACTGTTGTTTGTTATCCCTGCTTTTGGTGGTATCGTTTCTTGGGATGGAGAAGGGGCACCATTTAAAGAGACTGACCAGAGTATTACTCATCAG ATTGTTGACCGCCCCACTCAGGGCCACAAATTCCTTTCCCGAGAATATGTCCAGCCACAGTGGATTTATGATTGTATTAATGCACGCATCCTTTTACCAGTTGATGAATATGTTGTGGGAAG GATTCCTCCACCACACTTGTCACCTTTTGTTGATAATGAGGCCGAAGGATATGTTCCTGAATATGCAGAGACCATCAAGCGTCTACAGGCAGCTGCAAGACAAGAAGTGCTTCCAATGCCAGGGGTGGGCAAAGAGGATTTGGACGACCCTCAAAATTTACTTGTGGAAGGCGTCATTGACCGGGCTGAAGCTATTGAAGCTGCCGAGAAAAAGCGCAAG ATGTCAATTCTTCAGAAGCAGTATCATGATGAACTGAAAAAAGAACTTGGAAGTACCCAAATTTCTGCTGCTTCAGGTGGGAATAAGGATAGTGTTTCTGAGGACATTGATACTGGAGGAGATTCTCTTCCAGATATAAGTCAAATTTCTAAGGACGCAGACAGCATGTCCGATATTCTCATGCCTCGTAAAAAGAGGAAGCTACTAGATGCTATGAAG ATGGGCAAAGAGAAGAAACAAGCTAATGTTGACCGTTTGAAGCAGAGGAACAGAATGattaaagaaggaaaaatatcaGAGAAATAA